A region of Necator americanus strain Aroian chromosome I, whole genome shotgun sequence DNA encodes the following proteins:
- a CDS encoding hypothetical protein (NECATOR_CHRI.G2108.T1): MIPRRIKWAPLEKPWAELVARYCVFVARHPWPFIIVPCILTVVLSSGIFLNFKIVRGVYYLYSPLDARWKSEEAVFGEHWASDDDHFYPGKDVLRRRGLYLIVQANDKGNVLRKEYAAQFLETLKWVTTARFISSEGKRFSYSDNECFSNTHAKLIADVYSKGDQDHFNMTYPLYYTKFATEPIDVSRTLGGVVLNGDRVVTSAKAWLVLFQLKHHQPTMEKLSADFENAVVRAVEVGVVPGPLLNLFYFHSDTFEQELANENRRLTPMFSITFSVLILFSILCTFNLKWIPLPPGVIALSNDTRVKIPVVDWALSKPFMGVIGVVSALMAIISSTGLLLLAGVIFVDMCTVMPFLSLTIGIDDSFLMLAAWHETPRHLPVVDRIRISMKHAAVSISITTLTDALAFLIGAIAPLPAVKYFCFYSCAAIIFIFLYCLSIFVAFLSLQGRLEAQSLNSLLMSPVKDLARPEKLTMRDLAFHMGSVVDDVLEVDCMNNNDAKHESNYAQEKSKEVVDARMWYQRFFEDYYASFITSKWMVVFSALLFGCYVAAATIGSQQVVVGFDLINIVLAESRPRRFLELRRKFFPEDFSRLDVAVMKPPKMEAPKERKLFMELLKKFENTPCSAGRNSTDFWYFSFKTYMENLGFGDAWKNVEEDEESFAENLRGFLLANDKFSYDILRYGNGSAKAFRFVIRLSNVSTDELIYRCANTMRGICDDNPQYGLSTYTPLWNLADQYEIIWPQTIQDLYISIAVMLCVATLFIPQPLCAPLIGVSIASVALGVLGIMPFLGVNLDATSMITIAMSVGFSVDFAAHVSYAFMTQKISDSSQQNPAFSRLQATLGTVGWPITQASLSVLLGISSLTFVDSYVVQTCFKTVILVIAFGTVHALLFLPLILMLAHKIYLVFAASHRRSHSNVSPQKEIENELKF; encoded by the exons ATGATTCCGAGAAGAATCAAATGGGCACCACTGGAGAAGCCCTGGGCCGAGTTAGTGGCAAGATATTGCGTTTTTGTTGCAAG GCACCCATGGCCCTTCATTATCGTACCATGTATCCTGACAGTAGTCCTCTCATCTGGCATCTTTCTCAACTTCAAAATTGTTCGCGGTGTCTACTATCTCTATTCTCCCCTCGATGCGCGATGGAAATCCGAGGAGGCGGTGTTCGGAGAGCATTGGGCTTCCGATGATGATCATTTCTATCCAG GGAAGGATGTGCTGCGTCGTCGAGGTCTCTATTTAATTGTTCAAGCAAATGACAAAGGCAATGTGTTGAGGAAAGAATATGCCGCTCAATTTCTTGAG ACACTGAAATGGGTTACAACTGCAAGATTCATCTCATCGGAGGGGAAGCGTTTTTCGTATTCGGAC AACGAGTGCTTCTCCAACACCCATGCGAAGCTGATCGCTGATGTCTACTCGAAAGGGGATCAG GATCATTTCAATATGACGTATCCGCTGTACTACACAAAATTTGCCACGGAACCCATCGACGTTTCTCGAACTCTCGGAGGCGTTGTCCTGAACGGCGATCGGGTAGTCACGTCAGCAAAGGCGTGGCTGGTGTTGTTTCAGCTGAAGCACCACCAGCCTACAATGGAAAAGCTGAGCGC AGATTTCGAAAATGCTGTGGTTCGAGCTGTAGAAGTTGGTGTAGTACCTGGACCGCTTCTGAATCTCTTCTACTTCCACTCGGACACTTTCGAGCAAGAACTTGCTAATGAGAATCGTCGACTCACCCCAAT GTTCTCAATCACGTTCTCAGTTCTCATACTGTTCTCCATCCTTTGCACCTTCAACTTGAAATGGATTCCTCTCCCACCAGGAGTGATTGCGCTCTCAAATGATACGCGCGTCAAAATTCCCGTCGTAGATTGG GCGCTCAGTAAACCGTTTATGGGAGTGATTGGTGTCGTGTCCGCGCTGATGGCCATCATCTCTTCCACAGGTCTACTTTTGTTAGCCGGAGTGATATTTGTAGATATGTGCACTGTTATGCCCTTCCTAAGTTTGA CTATCGGCATCGACGACTCTTTTCTGATGTTGGCGGCATGGCACGAGACTCCCCGCCATCTTCCCGTCGTTGATCGTATTCGAATATCAATGAAACACGCGGCCGTATCCATCAGTATTACCACTTTAACGGATGCTCTAGCGTTTCTCATCGGTGCAATTGCCCCGCTGCCAGCG gtGAAATATTTCTGCTTCTATTCCTGTGCAGCTataatcttcatttttctctactGTTTATCGATCTTCGTTGCTTTCTTATCATTGCAAGGAAGGCTTGAAGCTCAAAGTCTCAACTCGCTCCTTATGAGTCCTGTGAAGGATTTAGCACGGCCTG AAAAGTTAACAATGCGCGACCTTGCTTTCCATATGGGATCCGTGGTCGATGATGTGCTGGAAGTTGATTGTATGAACAACAACGACGCTAAACATGAATCCAACTATGCGCAAGAAAAATCCAAG GAAGTCGTGGACGCACGCATGTGGTATCAACGATTCTTCGAAGACTATTATGCATCATTTATCACATCGAAATGGATGGTTGTGTTCTCTGCACTTCTTTTCGGATGCTATGTTGCCGCGGCAACTATTGGGTCTCAACAGGTCGTTGTTGGATTTGAT CTAATAAATATTGTGCTCGCCGAATCCAGACCGCGTCGTTTCCTCGAGTTGCGGAGGAAATTTTTCCCAGAAGATTTCTCGAGATTGGACGTAGCGGTGATGAAGCCCCCAAAAATGGAAGCGCCCAAAGAGCGTAAATTGTTCATGGAACTCCTGAAGAAATTCGAG AACACTCCCTGTTCGGCTGGGCGGAAcagtacggatttctggtacTTTTCCTTCAAAACATACATGGAAAATTTGGGCTTTGGTGACGCATGGAAGAACGTTGAGGAAGATGAGGAG AGCTTCGCTGAGAACTTACGAGGATTTTTATTGGCGAATGACAAATTCTCATACGATATCCTCAGATATGGCAATGGCAGCGCCAAAGCGTTTAGATTTGTAATTCGTCTGTCCAACGTTTCCACAGACGAGCTCATTTACCGCTGCGCCAACACTATGAG AGGTATCTGTGATGACAATCCGCAGTACGGTCTCAGCACCTACACGCCTCTCTGGAATCTTGCTGATCAATACGAAATAATCTGGCCACAAACGATACAAGATCTCTACATATCGATCG CAGTAATGTTATGCGTGGCGACGCTCTTCATTCCGCAACCACTTTGCGCTCCGCTGATAGGAGTGTCGATCGCTTCTGTTGCTCTTGGAGTTCTTGGAATTATGCCGTTCTTGGGAGTGAACCTTGACGCCACGTCGATGATCACAATAGCGATGAGTGTCGGATTTTCTGTTG attttgcaGCGCATGTCTCTTACGCTTTTATGACGCAGAAGATTAGCGACAGTTCACAGCAAAA CCCTGCCTTCTCTCGTCTTCAGGCCACACTTGGAACAGTTGGTTGGCCAATTACTCAGGCGTCCTTATCAGTGCTCCTTGGAATATCCTCCCTTACGTTCGTCGACAGCTATGTTGTACAGACGTGCTTCAAGACTGTAATACTCGTTATTGCGTTCG GCACAGTCCATGCACTTCTGTTCCTTCCTCTTATTCTCATGCTCGCCCATAAAATCTATCTGGTTTTTGCTGCATCCCATCGACGATCTCATAGCAACGTCTCACCAcaaaaggaaattgaaaatgaactcaaattttga
- a CDS encoding hypothetical protein (NECATOR_CHRI.G2109.T2): MAYENGFTYCAITIAAEVTLIQQFLELGSFKYKAIGRNQPKNAFFLWIFTVCSWKSEIKMSKVEDLSVVRVNSAVEGTTGSRVWMVRWNYSGTLLASCGDDKTVRIWKKVPNKPYLECCTSLDDSHSRTVRCVEFSHCGRYLASGSFDATIVIYSLHDGEFSESNKLEGHESEVKCCAFSPNDEFLATCSRDKSVWVWQLDEDEDFQLDSLLLQHTQDVKFVAWHPSGEVLVSCSYDYSVVFYKYDGEDWITQQKIPDAHNGTVWCATFDSEGERFITVGEDRVVQLWKRCSPNEPVSNDKWRSVAKYVVEESQLPLYTVSWHTATGLIATGGGDGMIRFFRIEGHGDDEHLVQISTIDTDGNEVNCVAWSPVTTLEESSDKWLLASCFDDGTIRLFGVNL; encoded by the exons ATGGCGTACGAG AATGGTTTTACTTACTGTGCTATCACTATTGCAGCTGAAGTAACTCTTATTCAGCAATTTCTCGAACTAGGATCATTCAAGTACAAGGCTATCGGCAGGAATCAACCGAAAAATGCATTCTTTCTCTGGATCTTCACGGTCTGCAGCTGGAAGTCTGAAATAA AGATGTCCAAAGTGGAGGATTTGTCCGTAGTTCGAGTAAACTCGGCTGTAGAGGGTACTACTGGGAGTAGAGTTTGGATGGTCAGATGGAACTATAGCGGCACACTTTTGGCCAGTTGTGGAGATGACAAAACGGTTCGAATTTGGAAGAAAGTTCCTA ATAAACCGTATTTGGAATGTTGCACATCACTGGACGACAGCCATTCTAGGACTGTTCGGTGCGTGGAGTTTTCTCATTGTGGTCGTTATTTAGCATCGGGGAGTTTTGATGCAACGATTGTCATCTATAGTTTGCACGA TGGCGAGTTCTCGGAGTCGAACAAGTTGGAGGGTCACGAAAGCGAG GTGAAATGTTGTGCATTCTCACCAAATGACGAGTTTTTGGCCACATGTAGTCGTGATAAAAGTGTGTGGGTATGGCAat TGGATGAGGATGAAGATTTTCAATTGGACTCACTTCTATTGCAACACACCCAGGATGTCAAATTTGTCGCGTGGCATCCTTCTGGAGAA GTACTGGTCTCATGCAGTTATGACTATTCTGTAGTATTTTACAAATATGACGGTGAAGATTGGATAACCCAGCAAAAAATCCCTGAC GCACACAATGGTACAGTATGGTGTGCAACTTTTGACTCCGAAGGTGAACGATTCATAACTGTTGGAGAGGATCGCGTCGTACAG TTAtggaaaagatgttctccaaatgAACCTGTTTCCAATGACAAATGGCGATCAGTTGCAAAGTATGTTGTCGAGGAATCACAGTTGCCTTTGTATACTGTTTCATGGCATACCGCTACAGGTCTCATTGCTACTGGTGGTGGAGATGGAATGATTAG ATTCTTCCGAATTGAAGGCCACGGTGATGATGAACACTTGGTACAAATCTCGACAATAGATACGGATGGAAATGAG GTGAACTGTGTTGCATGGAGTCCAGTCACGACGTTGGAGGAATCGTCTGACAAATGGTTACTGGCGAGCTGTTTTGATGATGGCACCATCAGGTTGTTCGGTGTTAATTTATGA
- a CDS encoding hypothetical protein (NECATOR_CHRI.G2109.T1) — protein sequence MSKVEDLSVVRVNSAVEGTTGSRVWMVRWNYSGTLLASCGDDKTVRIWKKVPNKPYLECCTSLDDSHSRTVRCVEFSHCGRYLASGSFDATIVIYSLHDGEFSESNKLEGHESEVKCCAFSPNDEFLATCSRDKSVWVWQLDEDEDFQLDSLLLQHTQDVKFVAWHPSGEVLVSCSYDYSVVFYKYDGEDWITQQKIPDAHNGTVWCATFDSEGERFITVGEDRVVQLWKRCSPNEPVSNDKWRSVAKYVVEESQLPLYTVSWHTATGLIATGGGDGMIRFFRIEGHGDDEHLVQISTIDTDGNEVNCVAWSPVTTLEESSDKWLLASCFDDGTIRLFGVNL from the exons ATGTCCAAAGTGGAGGATTTGTCCGTAGTTCGAGTAAACTCGGCTGTAGAGGGTACTACTGGGAGTAGAGTTTGGATGGTCAGATGGAACTATAGCGGCACACTTTTGGCCAGTTGTGGAGATGACAAAACGGTTCGAATTTGGAAGAAAGTTCCTA ATAAACCGTATTTGGAATGTTGCACATCACTGGACGACAGCCATTCTAGGACTGTTCGGTGCGTGGAGTTTTCTCATTGTGGTCGTTATTTAGCATCGGGGAGTTTTGATGCAACGATTGTCATCTATAGTTTGCACGA TGGCGAGTTCTCGGAGTCGAACAAGTTGGAGGGTCACGAAAGCGAG GTGAAATGTTGTGCATTCTCACCAAATGACGAGTTTTTGGCCACATGTAGTCGTGATAAAAGTGTGTGGGTATGGCAat TGGATGAGGATGAAGATTTTCAATTGGACTCACTTCTATTGCAACACACCCAGGATGTCAAATTTGTCGCGTGGCATCCTTCTGGAGAA GTACTGGTCTCATGCAGTTATGACTATTCTGTAGTATTTTACAAATATGACGGTGAAGATTGGATAACCCAGCAAAAAATCCCTGAC GCACACAATGGTACAGTATGGTGTGCAACTTTTGACTCCGAAGGTGAACGATTCATAACTGTTGGAGAGGATCGCGTCGTACAG TTAtggaaaagatgttctccaaatgAACCTGTTTCCAATGACAAATGGCGATCAGTTGCAAAGTATGTTGTCGAGGAATCACAGTTGCCTTTGTATACTGTTTCATGGCATACCGCTACAGGTCTCATTGCTACTGGTGGTGGAGATGGAATGATTAG ATTCTTCCGAATTGAAGGCCACGGTGATGATGAACACTTGGTACAAATCTCGACAATAGATACGGATGGAAATGAG GTGAACTGTGTTGCATGGAGTCCAGTCACGACGTTGGAGGAATCGTCTGACAAATGGTTACTGGCGAGCTGTTTTGATGATGGCACCATCAGGTTGTTCGGTGTTAATTTATGA